A single genomic interval of Bradyrhizobium sp. sBnM-33 harbors:
- a CDS encoding addiction module antidote protein — protein sequence MGEKLTTYDPAEDLQSDEAIAVFMEEAFKTEDAGYIAHALGVVARAKGMTQIANETGLSREQLYRSFSANGNPTLKTTIAVMKALGIELTTKPHVQEDSAA from the coding sequence ATGGGCGAGAAGCTAACGACTTATGATCCGGCCGAAGACCTGCAGTCCGACGAGGCGATTGCAGTGTTTATGGAGGAAGCCTTCAAGACGGAAGATGCGGGCTATATCGCTCATGCCCTTGGCGTCGTTGCCCGTGCCAAGGGGATGACACAGATTGCCAACGAAACTGGACTGTCACGCGAGCAGCTCTATCGTTCGTTTAGCGCAAACGGAAATCCGACCTTGAAAACGACGATTGCCGTGATGAAGGCGCTGGGAATCGAACTCACCACAAAGCCGCACGTCCAAGAAGACTCGGCGGCATAA
- a CDS encoding enolase C-terminal domain-like protein translates to MSKSVPAIRSVEARALVVPLARPVKNAFGVIDVGPLVLIDVETDQGVTGHSYIFAYSKLTLKPLVHLIKEIGRELTGRPVAPYDLMAAMDAKFRLLGWRGLVGMAVSGLDMAYWDALGQLADKPVVELLGGSPKPIRAYDSYGVVDPVADERALRRSLEQGFRGIKIKGGDGDAANDERVVKGVRALIGPDIALMIDFNQSLDPAEAARRIARLAPYDLHWIEEPVPQENLSGHAKVRETSATPIQAGENWWFPRGFAEAIALGASDFIMPDLMKCGGVTGWLQVAAQAEAANIPMSSHLFAEASAHMLAVTPTAHWLEFLDFCQRDPRPSRRDRRRHGHRARAGSWAGME, encoded by the coding sequence ATGAGCAAGTCGGTTCCCGCCATCCGTAGCGTCGAGGCGCGAGCGCTCGTCGTGCCGCTCGCACGCCCCGTGAAGAACGCTTTTGGTGTGATCGATGTGGGCCCGCTGGTCCTGATTGATGTCGAGACCGATCAGGGCGTTACCGGTCACTCCTACATTTTCGCCTACAGCAAGCTGACGCTGAAGCCGCTGGTGCACCTGATCAAGGAGATCGGACGCGAACTCACCGGCAGGCCAGTTGCGCCCTACGATCTGATGGCAGCGATGGACGCAAAATTCCGCCTGCTCGGCTGGCGGGGCCTGGTCGGCATGGCGGTGTCCGGCCTCGACATGGCCTATTGGGACGCACTCGGCCAATTGGCCGACAAGCCAGTGGTTGAACTGCTCGGCGGTTCGCCAAAACCGATCAGGGCCTATGACAGCTATGGCGTAGTCGATCCCGTGGCCGACGAAAGAGCGCTGCGCCGCTCGCTCGAGCAGGGATTTCGCGGCATCAAGATCAAGGGCGGCGACGGCGATGCCGCCAATGACGAGCGCGTGGTCAAGGGCGTGCGCGCCCTCATCGGCCCCGACATCGCGTTGATGATCGACTTCAACCAGTCGCTAGATCCCGCTGAAGCCGCGCGCCGGATCGCTCGCCTCGCGCCCTATGATTTGCACTGGATCGAAGAGCCCGTGCCGCAGGAAAACCTCTCTGGACACGCAAAAGTGCGCGAGACCTCGGCCACGCCGATTCAGGCCGGCGAGAACTGGTGGTTCCCGCGCGGCTTTGCGGAAGCGATCGCACTAGGTGCCAGCGACTTCATCATGCCCGATCTGATGAAGTGCGGCGGCGTCACCGGCTGGCTGCAGGTCGCCGCCCAAGCCGAAGCTGCCAACATCCCGATGTCGAGCCATCTCTTCGCCGAAGCCAGCGCCCACATGCTGGCGGTGACGCCAACCGCGCACTGGCTCGAATTTTTGGATTTTTGCCAGCGTGATCCTCGCCCATCCCGCCGAGATCGTCGACGGCACGGTCACCGCGCGAGGGCCGGGTCTTGGGCTGGAATGGAATGA
- a CDS encoding multicopper oxidase family protein yields MDTSEMVRIGPMARPKLTLARRELLAGLGAAALTPIWPVSGAAQARPPLTLQATPETLALRPGGTAAPVWSLQGPDLTFKRGETAEIAFANELPVPVVLNWRGMDGIPAQAPLAARAALASGGKANLQLPLRDAGTFLCDFGLLGDRQAQPTRARPLIVRETEPIAVDRDEVLLIEDWQARPDGTAIAPGIDPKDTVPLHTINGRTSLKLSGRTNERIRLRIISGCQRSVMAIKLEGLDVRVMAIDSQPSEPFQARNGALVLAPGGRVDAFIDLTAPAGSINAILLHDGKEARTIGKLVVSSEPPVRAAPLPPAPALPSNGLPERLDLKGATRIDVVLGGPSGDWTTPADFAVSAPPAFRGRKGRTVVLALTNRAAVATVFHLHGHHFRLLDRLDDGWKPFWLDTLAIEPGQTQRIAFAAEHAGRWLIESVATDWAAPRLVRWYAVE; encoded by the coding sequence ATGGATACATCAGAAATGGTCCGCATCGGTCCGATGGCAAGACCCAAATTAACGCTAGCTCGACGCGAGCTGCTGGCCGGGCTGGGCGCCGCCGCCCTCACCCCGATATGGCCGGTTTCCGGCGCAGCCCAGGCACGTCCTCCGCTGACGTTACAGGCCACGCCGGAGACCCTCGCACTCCGGCCGGGCGGTACGGCGGCGCCGGTCTGGTCGCTGCAAGGGCCCGACCTCACGTTCAAGCGTGGCGAGACGGCCGAGATCGCCTTCGCCAATGAGCTGCCGGTGCCGGTCGTCCTCAACTGGCGGGGTATGGACGGCATTCCGGCGCAGGCCCCTCTCGCGGCGCGCGCAGCCCTCGCAAGCGGTGGCAAGGCCAACTTGCAGCTTCCCCTGCGCGACGCCGGGACCTTCCTCTGCGACTTCGGGCTGCTTGGCGATCGACAGGCACAACCAACGCGGGCACGGCCGTTGATCGTTCGCGAAACCGAACCGATCGCTGTCGACCGCGACGAGGTCCTCCTGATCGAGGATTGGCAGGCAAGGCCCGATGGAACAGCAATCGCGCCGGGAATCGATCCGAAGGACACCGTTCCCCTCCATACGATTAACGGCCGGACTTCGCTCAAGCTCTCAGGGCGGACCAACGAGCGGATCAGGCTCCGCATCATCAGCGGCTGCCAACGCTCTGTTATGGCTATCAAACTGGAAGGGTTGGACGTTCGGGTCATGGCCATCGACAGCCAGCCATCGGAGCCGTTCCAGGCCCGCAATGGCGCGCTGGTGCTGGCGCCGGGCGGGCGGGTTGATGCCTTCATCGATTTGACCGCTCCGGCAGGCTCTATCAATGCGATCCTCCTGCATGATGGCAAGGAAGCTCGCACGATCGGCAAACTTGTCGTCTCCAGCGAACCGCCGGTCCGCGCGGCCCCGCTGCCACCCGCCCCTGCGCTGCCCTCCAACGGCCTGCCCGAGCGGCTCGACCTCAAGGGGGCGACCCGGATCGATGTTGTGCTGGGCGGACCTTCCGGCGACTGGACGACGCCAGCCGATTTTGCCGTGAGTGCCCCGCCCGCCTTCCGCGGCAGGAAAGGCCGCACCGTGGTGCTGGCGCTGACCAACCGCGCCGCGGTCGCCACCGTTTTCCACCTCCACGGCCACCACTTCCGCCTGCTGGACCGGCTCGACGACGGCTGGAAGCCGTTCTGGCTGGATACGCTGGCGATCGAGCCCGGCCAGACCCAACGCATCGCCTTTGCCGCCGAACATGCCGGCCGCTGGCTGATCGAATCCGTCGCCACCGATTGGGCGGCACCGCGGCTGGTGCGGTGGTACGCTGTCGAATGA